The genome window CGCGGCGGTTCTCCTGGCGGCGGCCGTGATTGCCGCCCTGCTCCTGCGCCGCAACGGCACTGTGGATGACATCGTCAGGGTTTCGGGCAACATCGAGGTCACCGATGTGGAACTGGGCTTCAAGATACCGGGCACGGTGCGCGAACGCCTGGTGGATGAAGGCGTGATGGTCGGGACGGGCCAGGTGGTAGCGCGGCTGGACGACGATGAACTGCGCCTTGAAGTGGCCCGGGAGGAACGGCAGGCAGAGGCGCTGGCGGCCCAGTTGCGCGAACTGGAAACCGGCTTCCGGCGGGAGGAAATCGCCCAGGCTGACGCAGCCGTCAAGCGGGCCCAGGCCGATGCCGACCGACTGGAGGCCGACTTTGCCCGTCAGGAGGCGCTCTTCGGGCGCGAGGTGATCTCCCGGCGCGATTTCGATGCGGCAAAGGCTGCCCGCGACGCGTCCCAGGCACAGTTGCACGAGGTCCGGGCCCGGCAGGAGCTCATGCACCGGGGACCCCGCCGCGAACAGATCGATGCCGCCCGCGCCCGCTTCAACCAGGCGCGCGAGTCCCTTGACCTGGCACGCACCCGCCTCTCCCACGCCACCCTGGCCGCCCCCCTGAGCGGGCTGGTTCTCTCGAAGCACGTGGAGCCGGGGGAACAGGTGGCGGCAGGCACCCCCATCGTCACGATCGGCGACCTGGCGAACACCTGGCTGCGGGCCTACATCCCGGAGACCGACCTGGGTCGGATCAAGGTGGGGCAGAAGGCGCGGATCAGAAACGATACCTGGCCCGATCGGCGCTACGAGGGGACCATCACCTTCATCTCGCCCGAGGCCGAGTTCACCCCCAAGAACGTTCAAACCGACAAGGAACGGGTCAAGCTCGTCTACCGCATCAAGATCGCCATCCCGAACCCGAACCGGGAGCTCAAGCCGGGGATGCCGGCCGATGCGGAGATCATCACCGGGAGCCCATGACCGGAAAGCGCCGGATACCTGCCCCATGCATGCCATCGACACCGAAAACCTGACCAAACGCTTTGGCGAGCTCACCGCCGTGGATGGCCTCACCCTCACCATCGCCCCGGGCGAACTCTTCGGGCTCGTGGGCTCCGACGGGGCCGGGAAAACCACCACCATGCGGATGCTCTGCGGCATCATGGACCCAACCGAAGGCCGGGCCCGGGTGCTTGGCCGGGACACGGTGCGCGAGGCCGAGGCGATCAAAGCCGAAATCGGCTACATGAGCCAGCGGTTCGGCCTCTACCCCGACCTCACGGTGCTGGAGAACATCCACTTCTATGCCGACATCTACGGCATCCCCCGCCGGGGACGCGACGAAACAATCGACCGGCTGCTCGCCTTCAGCAACCTGACCCCATTCCGGCGCCGCCAGGCGGGCAACCTCTCCGGCGGAATGAAGCAGAAGTTGGGGCTCGCCTGCGCCCTGATCCACACCCCCCGGATCCTCTTCCTTGACGAGCCCACCAACGGCGTCGATCCGGTTTCCCGCCGGGATTTCTGGCGCATCCTCTACCAGCTCCTGCGGGAAGGGGTGACCATCTTCGTGACCACGGCCTACCTGGACGAGGCGGAGCGCTGCAACCGGGTCGGCCTGATCCACAAGGGGCGGCTTTTGGCCTGTGACGCCCCTGACCGGCTCAAGGGCCTGATGCGGGGAACGATCCTCGAAGTGCGCACCGATGCCGCCCGGCAGGCAGCGCGCATC of Geobacter anodireducens contains these proteins:
- a CDS encoding hemolysin secretion protein D — translated: MKRTLLIAAAVLLAAAVIAALLLRRNGTVDDIVRVSGNIEVTDVELGFKIPGTVRERLVDEGVMVGTGQVVARLDDDELRLEVAREERQAEALAAQLRELETGFRREEIAQADAAVKRAQADADRLEADFARQEALFGREVISRRDFDAAKAARDASQAQLHEVRARQELMHRGPRREQIDAARARFNQARESLDLARTRLSHATLAAPLSGLVLSKHVEPGEQVAAGTPIVTIGDLANTWLRAYIPETDLGRIKVGQKARIRNDTWPDRRYEGTITFISPEAEFTPKNVQTDKERVKLVYRIKIAIPNPNRELKPGMPADAEIITGSP
- a CDS encoding multidrug ABC transporter ATP-binding protein is translated as MHAIDTENLTKRFGELTAVDGLTLTIAPGELFGLVGSDGAGKTTTMRMLCGIMDPTEGRARVLGRDTVREAEAIKAEIGYMSQRFGLYPDLTVLENIHFYADIYGIPRRGRDETIDRLLAFSNLTPFRRRQAGNLSGGMKQKLGLACALIHTPRILFLDEPTNGVDPVSRRDFWRILYQLLREGVTIFVTTAYLDEAERCNRVGLIHKGRLLACDAPDRLKGLMRGTILEVRTDAARQAARILRSGLDGTTSVGLFGDRVHVVTEAPDRTRSAVEALMAREGLPLRGLRPIEPSLEDVFVSVLSARDGAP